Proteins from one Planctomycetota bacterium genomic window:
- the kdsA gene encoding 3-deoxy-8-phosphooctulonate synthase has protein sequence MKAIKIGKQLFGGKGSFFVIAGPCVIEDEKSLFSTAKRLKEITRKLNLPFIFKTSYDKANRSSLSSYRGPGLKKGLDILARLKKELGLLILSDVHSAMEIGPASKVLDIIQIPALLSRQTDLISAAAKTGKPINIKKGQYLAPWDIENVIGKITSAGNRNIIITERGVSFGYNNLVSDMRAIPIIKSFGYPVVYDATHSVQLPGGAGSKSGGERQFVPALARAAVAAGCDGVFLEVHHNPDKALCDGPNMLPLESLQGLLKTLKQIHKIVS, from the coding sequence ATGAAAGCGATAAAGATAGGCAAACAGCTCTTCGGCGGGAAAGGCTCTTTCTTCGTCATCGCCGGACCCTGCGTCATAGAAGATGAAAAGAGCCTCTTCAGCACCGCCAAACGGCTTAAAGAAATTACCCGTAAGCTCAATCTCCCCTTCATCTTCAAGACATCCTACGATAAGGCGAACCGCTCGAGCCTCTCTTCCTACCGCGGGCCCGGATTAAAAAAGGGACTCGATATTCTCGCGCGCCTCAAGAAAGAACTGGGATTATTGATATTGTCCGATGTCCATAGTGCCATGGAAATAGGGCCGGCTTCCAAGGTTCTTGATATCATCCAAATACCGGCGTTGCTCTCCCGTCAGACGGATTTAATCTCCGCCGCCGCCAAAACCGGTAAGCCGATAAACATAAAAAAGGGGCAATACCTTGCCCCGTGGGATATTGAGAATGTTATTGGGAAAATCACTTCCGCGGGTAACCGCAATATCATCATTACCGAACGGGGAGTTTCCTTCGGGTATAATAATCTGGTGAGCGACATGCGGGCAATCCCGATAATTAAATCATTCGGCTATCCGGTTGTTTACGATGCCACTCACAGCGTCCAACTGCCGGGTGGCGCGGGCAGTAAATCAGGCGGAGAGCGGCAGTTTGTCCCGGCGCTGGCGCGCGCGGCGGTTGCCGCCGGCTGTGACGGCGTATTCCTGGAGGTGCACCATAACCCGGATAAGGCGCTGTGCGACGGCCCGAATATGTTGCCGCTGGAAAGCCTGCAGGGACTCCTTAAAACTTTAAAACAGATTCATAAAATCGTTTCATAA
- a CDS encoding polysaccharide biosynthesis tyrosine autokinase — translation MRQYELSLQDYWRVIRKRRYIIFIVFIAVIVPTFIYTRFQSVVYQAESQVAITERKTGGNVLLEWFYYTPGDPMKSYAEAIKSQEVMKRAGVKLSLIPPETIEQEKMSADEIKTVLTIQSTISTKVVEGTNKIIIYATSSNQDNARLYTNAVAHAFVEYNLAEKTKEARTVRNFIENQVKETETKLRESEVSLQKFREKYQAADIAGPTYNRLEDLKKERNELLKKYTTKHPDVIYIDKQIKMLVSELGKYSQDQITFSQLNRDVTVYTTLYNDLKSRLANAMIEAEKTADVSVVNEANAAVPLGSRQNLNLIIGIILGIILGLALAFIVEQLDTSLGTIEEIETLLKLPVLGVIPYLAKEKEKTSPFSGLLGSKTEKDSSRSESIRSQMILNYSTLSPITEAYRILRTNVIKNGEPTEEGKIIIISSTGPEEGKTITSINLAITMAEKGEKVLLIDIDMRKGLIHKVFSLNKEPGLSEVLMGKQRLNAVIRDITDTLLGGLSYDVITNTPGIDNLHIMTTGAMASHPTELISTSDSDVLLKELKMKYDYIILDCAPILPVTDVLILGHKADFVIMVYRAGKTAKSALVRAVDQLKNANIPIKGVVLNYISPEIDISPNYYYHTYKYYPTEQTAKE, via the coding sequence GAAAAACAGGCGGAAATGTCCTCCTGGAATGGTTTTATTATACGCCGGGCGACCCGATGAAAAGTTACGCTGAAGCGATAAAAAGCCAGGAAGTAATGAAACGCGCCGGTGTCAAGCTGTCCCTTATCCCCCCTGAAACCATTGAACAGGAAAAAATGTCTGCTGATGAGATTAAAACCGTCCTTACCATTCAGTCAACAATTTCCACTAAGGTCGTAGAAGGAACAAACAAGATAATCATTTATGCTACTTCATCTAATCAGGATAATGCGCGTCTTTATACCAATGCAGTAGCTCATGCCTTTGTCGAATACAACCTGGCGGAAAAAACAAAAGAAGCCCGGACTGTGCGTAACTTTATCGAAAACCAGGTTAAGGAAACCGAAACGAAATTAAGGGAGTCTGAAGTGTCCCTTCAAAAATTCAGGGAAAAGTACCAAGCAGCCGATATCGCCGGGCCCACTTATAACAGGCTGGAAGATTTAAAGAAAGAACGAAATGAATTATTAAAAAAATATACCACAAAACATCCTGATGTCATTTACATCGATAAACAAATTAAGATGCTGGTCAGCGAGTTAGGCAAATATTCGCAGGACCAGATTACTTTTTCCCAGTTAAACAGGGACGTTACCGTATACACCACGCTTTACAACGATTTGAAATCCAGGTTGGCCAACGCGATGATCGAAGCGGAAAAAACGGCTGATGTCAGCGTGGTTAACGAAGCGAACGCAGCCGTGCCATTAGGAAGTAGGCAAAACTTGAATTTAATAATTGGAATAATTTTGGGGATTATTCTGGGGTTGGCGCTGGCTTTTATCGTGGAACAACTGGATACTTCATTGGGAACTATAGAAGAAATAGAAACACTTCTTAAATTACCTGTTTTGGGGGTAATCCCTTATTTAGCTAAAGAGAAGGAAAAAACCTCGCCTTTTTCCGGATTGTTGGGGAGCAAAACGGAAAAAGACTCCTCCCGAAGCGAAAGCATCAGGTCGCAAATGATTTTAAACTACAGCACCCTCTCGCCTATCACGGAAGCTTATCGCATTTTGCGGACCAATGTGATCAAAAACGGGGAACCTACTGAAGAGGGAAAAATTATTATAATAAGTTCTACCGGTCCGGAAGAAGGAAAAACAATAACTTCGATTAACCTGGCAATTACTATGGCGGAGAAAGGGGAAAAAGTCCTCCTGATTGATATTGATATGCGCAAAGGATTAATCCATAAAGTATTTTCACTTAATAAGGAGCCCGGATTAAGCGAGGTTTTAATGGGCAAACAACGCCTTAATGCCGTCATCCGCGATATTACGGATACTTTACTCGGCGGGCTTTCTTATGATGTTATCACAAATACCCCCGGTATTGATAACCTGCATATCATGACAACCGGAGCAATGGCAAGCCATCCGACCGAATTAATCAGCACCTCTGACAGCGACGTTTTGCTAAAAGAGTTAAAAATGAAGTATGATTATATCATATTGGATTGCGCGCCGATATTACCGGTGACGGACGTCCTTATTTTAGGGCACAAGGCGGATTTTGTCATCATGGTATACCGGGCGGGCAAAACGGCCAAAAGCGCATTAGTCAGGGCGGTTGACCAGCTCAAAAACGCGAATATCCCGATAAAAGGAGTTGTCTTAAACTACATTTCACCTGAGATAGATATCTCACCGAATTATTACTACCATACCTACAAATATTATCCTACTGAACAGACGGCAAAAGAATAG
- a CDS encoding CTP synthase gives MTKFVFITGGVVSSLGKGLTSASIGLLLENQGLKISLQKFDPYINVDPGTMNPFQHGEVYVTEDGAETDLDLGHYERFTNAQLTKDSNFTTGRIYSSVIAKERRGEYLGKTVQVIPHITDEIKAAIMKPIRRDTDVALVEIGGTVGDIEGLPFLEAIRQFRLEHGAENVLFIHLTLIPYLCASGELKTKPTQHSVGKLREIGIQPDILICRTEKALTEEMLGKIALFCNVARNAVIEEKDVDYSIYQVPVMLSEQRLDEIIIKRLKLKCSKRDLRKWHKILQTIKKPRLETEIAMVGKYLELSDAYKSINESLTHAGIANNCRVKIRRVNAEDVERYGAAKMLKGVKGILVPGGFGIRGIEGKIKAIEYARTRNIPFLGLCLGMQCAVIEFARNVLGWKKAHSTEFAKQTPYPVIDLMSTQLGLKDMGGTMRLGSYPCNLSQGSLAARAYGAKKICERHRHRYEFNDHYRQAFIDHGLTLSGVCPDNNLVEIIELKKHPWFLAVQFHPEFKSKPVNPHPLFRDFIKHSLKQ, from the coding sequence ATGACCAAGTTCGTTTTTATAACGGGTGGCGTGGTTTCTTCACTCGGCAAAGGCCTCACCTCCGCTTCCATCGGACTCTTGCTCGAAAACCAGGGGCTTAAAATCAGCCTCCAGAAATTCGACCCCTATATCAACGTCGACCCCGGCACCATGAATCCCTTCCAGCACGGCGAGGTCTACGTCACCGAAGACGGCGCCGAGACCGACCTGGACCTGGGCCATTACGAAAGGTTCACTAATGCCCAGCTGACTAAAGATTCTAATTTCACGACCGGCCGCATCTATTCCTCGGTCATCGCCAAGGAACGCCGCGGAGAATACCTCGGCAAGACCGTCCAGGTAATCCCCCATATCACGGACGAAATCAAGGCCGCCATCATGAAACCCATCCGGCGCGATACTGATGTCGCACTGGTCGAAATCGGCGGGACGGTCGGCGATATCGAAGGACTCCCCTTCCTGGAAGCCATCCGCCAGTTCAGGCTGGAGCACGGAGCGGAAAACGTCCTCTTTATCCACCTGACGCTTATTCCGTACCTGTGCGCCAGCGGCGAGCTTAAAACCAAGCCCACCCAGCACAGCGTCGGGAAACTGCGGGAAATAGGAATCCAGCCGGATATCCTCATCTGCCGGACGGAAAAAGCGCTGACCGAGGAAATGCTCGGCAAAATCGCCCTCTTCTGCAATGTCGCCCGGAACGCCGTCATAGAGGAAAAAGACGTGGATTACAGCATCTACCAGGTGCCGGTGATGCTTTCCGAACAAAGGCTGGATGAAATCATCATCAAGCGCCTTAAGCTTAAATGCTCTAAGCGTGACCTGCGGAAATGGCACAAGATATTACAGACCATAAAAAAGCCGCGCCTGGAAACCGAGATTGCCATGGTCGGCAAATACCTGGAGCTCTCTGACGCGTATAAATCCATCAACGAATCGCTGACGCACGCCGGAATCGCCAATAACTGCCGGGTGAAAATCCGGCGGGTGAATGCCGAAGACGTGGAAAGATACGGCGCGGCTAAAATGCTTAAAGGGGTGAAAGGCATCCTCGTCCCCGGCGGATTTGGAATACGCGGAATCGAAGGCAAAATAAAGGCAATCGAATACGCCCGCACCAGGAATATCCCGTTCCTGGGGCTGTGCCTGGGGATGCAATGCGCGGTAATTGAATTCGCCCGGAATGTTTTAGGATGGAAAAAGGCGCACTCGACCGAATTCGCCAAGCAAACGCCCTATCCGGTAATCGATTTGATGAGCACCCAGTTGGGGCTAAAGGATATGGGTGGGACGATGCGGCTGGGCTCATATCCATGCAACCTGTCGCAGGGGTCGCTTGCCGCCCGGGCCTACGGCGCCAAAAAGATATGCGAACGCCACCGCCACCGTTATGAATTCAACGACCATTACCGGCAGGCATTTATCGACCACGGGCTAACCCTTTCCGGAGTCTGCCCGGATAATAACCTGGTGGAAATAATAGAACTCAAGAAACACCCCTGGTTCTTGGCCGTGCAATTCCATCCGGAGTTTAAATCCAAGCCCGTAAACCCGCATCCCTTGTTCCGTGATTTTATAAAACATTCGCTGAAACAATAA
- a CDS encoding GIY-YIG nuclease family protein, whose protein sequence is MYYVYILESVTSKKYYIGYTNNLETRLNSHNNGLQRWTRNKGPWKLVYSEQFDDKRTAILRERELKNKKSRVVLEYLINKNNIAMGG, encoded by the coding sequence ATGTATTATGTTTATATTTTGGAAAGTGTAACGAGCAAAAAATATTATATCGGGTATACGAATAATTTGGAAACCAGATTAAATAGCCATAATAACGGATTGCAAAGGTGGACACGGAATAAGGGTCCATGGAAACTGGTTTATAGCGAACAATTTGACGACAAAAGAACAGCTATTTTACGAGAAAGAGAATTAAAGAATAAAAAAAGCAGAGTTGTTTTAGAATACCTGATTAATAAAAATAATATAGCAATGGGCGGTTAG
- the deoC gene encoding deoxyribose-phosphate aldolase has product MNLARLVDYTLLRPEATAKELEAFCRDARKYGVYGVCVSPVWVKESVRYLKKSNIVVGTVIGFPLGNQTKAAKLVELMQAIENGAREIDAVINIGYIKSGWYNKALDELKKIVKFAHRFNAVVKIIIETAYLSREEIIKATRLVIKSKADFVKTSTGFAPTGARAEDIKLIKKIAGDKIRIKAAGGIRDRKQALTMVRVGADRLGISKIGAILK; this is encoded by the coding sequence ATGAATTTGGCAAGATTAGTTGATTATACTCTCTTAAGGCCGGAGGCGACGGCAAAGGAGCTCGAGGCGTTTTGCCGGGATGCCCGGAAATACGGCGTCTACGGCGTTTGCGTCAGCCCGGTTTGGGTGAAAGAGAGCGTCCGTTACCTAAAGAAAAGCAATATCGTCGTCGGGACGGTCATCGGATTCCCTCTGGGCAACCAAACCAAGGCGGCCAAACTGGTAGAGCTAATGCAGGCAATCGAAAACGGGGCGCGCGAGATAGACGCGGTGATTAATATCGGCTATATAAAATCCGGCTGGTATAATAAGGCATTGGATGAGCTTAAGAAGATAGTCAAATTCGCGCACCGCTTTAATGCGGTGGTTAAGATTATCATAGAAACGGCGTATCTCAGCCGCGAAGAGATTATCAAAGCGACGCGGCTGGTGATAAAAAGCAAGGCGGATTTTGTCAAGACCTCGACCGGATTCGCGCCGACGGGTGCAAGGGCGGAAGATATAAAACTGATTAAGAAGATTGCCGGCGATAAAATCCGGATAAAGGCCGCCGGCGGCATCCGCGATAGAAAGCAGGCATTAACTATGGTGCGTGTCGGGGCGGACCGGCTCGGCATCAGCAAGATAGGAGCGATCTTAAAATGA
- a CDS encoding phosphoglucomutase: protein MNPKVHKLIISIMILFISFAILNEFVLTEDEIRFESFVKIVVVIVAVLMVGMMFLSPGKARKPLNLLKVSKGADPSFRVIGAGDSKEAPPPKAFYLPESSKKTSANATPKLFGTAGIRGLTNLEITPTLALKISHVYADWLGNKGTVAIGHDTRYGADMLARIISGGLLSGGINILDCGTIPTGGIAHYIVSNKLAGGVLITGSHMPYNTIGIIVMMADGAYIPEEVAHSLEERFARYEIRNARIMPEAIGEYKQADNPIGSYKEFLLGCVDRGLIKQKKYKVLVDPANGTASMILPDLLRELGCEVKAINDNMQPVPERSAEPRAINLKETAAKVTEYGCDIGIATDIDADRVLFIDEAGTVLSEDLVGAIFTRSVFAGCNDEKLCVTPINSSGLAEHTCGAEGVKLEYCPIGQPATLKVIKNLRASFSYEESGKYYFARQALWPDGILASLKIIEIMAKANKKLSVLAGEFPRFYQVKHTIKCDNQRKDKVMKKVFDIWQREGIENKVKDITIDGLKRVYQDKSWMLIRASGTEPLIRVYADAISQERAEELVRIGEDIVKKAMEK from the coding sequence ATGAACCCAAAAGTGCATAAGTTGATAATCAGTATCATGATACTTTTCATTTCCTTTGCCATCCTTAACGAGTTCGTGCTGACGGAAGACGAGATAAGATTTGAAAGCTTCGTTAAAATAGTGGTGGTGATTGTGGCGGTGCTGATGGTCGGGATGATGTTTTTATCTCCCGGCAAGGCAAGGAAGCCGCTTAATCTGCTGAAAGTATCCAAGGGCGCGGACCCGTCTTTCCGGGTTATCGGCGCGGGCGACAGCAAAGAGGCGCCGCCGCCGAAGGCCTTTTACCTGCCGGAGAGCTCGAAGAAGACGTCCGCAAACGCTACCCCCAAGCTTTTCGGGACGGCCGGCATCCGCGGGCTGACCAACCTGGAAATCACTCCGACGCTGGCTTTAAAGATAAGCCATGTTTACGCGGATTGGCTGGGGAATAAAGGGACTGTCGCCATCGGGCACGATACGCGCTACGGGGCGGATATGCTCGCGCGGATTATTTCCGGCGGGCTGCTTTCCGGAGGAATAAATATCCTGGATTGCGGGACCATTCCGACCGGCGGCATCGCGCATTATATCGTCAGCAATAAGCTTGCCGGCGGAGTGCTTATCACCGGCTCGCACATGCCTTATAATACAATCGGGATTATCGTTATGATGGCTGACGGGGCGTATATTCCGGAAGAGGTGGCGCACAGCCTGGAGGAAAGATTCGCACGGTATGAAATCCGCAACGCCAGGATTATGCCCGAGGCAATCGGCGAATATAAACAGGCGGATAATCCGATTGGGAGCTACAAAGAATTCCTCTTGGGATGCGTCGACCGCGGGCTGATTAAGCAAAAGAAGTATAAAGTCTTGGTCGACCCGGCCAACGGGACGGCTTCGATGATACTGCCGGATTTACTGAGGGAGCTCGGATGCGAGGTTAAGGCGATTAACGACAATATGCAGCCCGTGCCCGAGCGTTCCGCCGAGCCCAGGGCAATTAACCTAAAAGAGACCGCGGCGAAGGTGACCGAATATGGATGTGACATCGGGATTGCCACGGATATCGACGCGGACCGGGTGCTTTTTATCGATGAGGCGGGCACGGTCCTTTCCGAGGATTTGGTCGGTGCTATCTTTACGCGCTCGGTTTTCGCCGGATGCAATGATGAAAAGCTTTGCGTCACGCCGATTAATTCATCCGGCTTGGCGGAGCATACCTGCGGCGCGGAAGGAGTAAAGCTGGAATACTGCCCGATAGGACAGCCGGCGACGCTTAAGGTGATAAAGAACCTGAGGGCGTCTTTTTCCTATGAGGAATCCGGAAAATATTACTTCGCCCGGCAGGCGCTCTGGCCGGACGGGATTTTGGCAAGCCTTAAAATAATAGAAATAATGGCTAAAGCGAATAAAAAGCTTTCTGTTTTAGCGGGAGAATTTCCAAGGTTTTATCAGGTGAAACACACGATAAAATGCGATAACCAGAGAAAAGACAAAGTGATGAAGAAAGTCTTTGATATCTGGCAGAGGGAAGGAATTGAAAATAAGGTCAAGGATATTACGATTGACGGGTTGAAACGCGTCTACCAAGATAAATCCTGGATGCTTATCCGGGCGTCCGGAACCGAGCCTTTGATTCGGGTTTACGCTGATGCGATATCCCAAGAACGGGCCGAGGAACTGGTCCGTATCGGAGAGGATATCGTTAAAAAGGCGATGGAGAAGTAG